Proteins encoded within one genomic window of Formosa agariphila KMM 3901:
- the murQ gene encoding N-acetylmuramic acid 6-phosphate etherase, with protein MDFIKTTEADSKYNDLEKMELSDILVNINNEDKTVPFAIEKALPQIEALIQQTVLKLKDGGRIFYIGAGTSGRLGVVDASECPPTFGVSSDLVVGIIAGGDKAIRDAVEFAEDSTTQGWEDLLQHKISTQDVVIGIAASGTTPYVISALKACNDKGIITGCITCNHNSPLSITAQFPIEVIVGPEFVTGSSRMKAGTAQKLVLNMISTASMIQMGKIKGNKMVDMQLSNVKLVDRGVQMIMAELNVGYKDAEILLKEHKSVRNVLRHINNGNGKN; from the coding sequence ATGGATTTTATTAAAACTACCGAAGCCGATTCTAAATATAATGATTTAGAAAAAATGGAATTATCAGATATATTAGTTAACATTAATAATGAAGATAAAACCGTACCATTTGCCATTGAAAAAGCTTTACCTCAAATAGAAGCATTAATTCAACAAACAGTCTTGAAACTGAAAGACGGTGGTCGAATTTTCTATATAGGGGCAGGAACAAGTGGAAGATTAGGTGTTGTAGATGCCTCTGAATGTCCACCTACTTTTGGCGTATCATCAGACCTTGTTGTTGGTATTATTGCTGGTGGTGATAAAGCTATAAGAGATGCTGTAGAATTTGCAGAAGATTCTACAACTCAAGGTTGGGAAGATTTACTTCAACATAAAATATCGACTCAAGATGTTGTTATTGGTATCGCTGCTTCTGGTACTACTCCTTATGTCATTTCAGCATTAAAAGCATGTAACGACAAAGGTATTATAACAGGTTGTATAACATGTAATCATAACAGCCCTTTATCTATTACTGCACAATTTCCTATTGAAGTTATAGTAGGACCAGAATTTGTAACAGGTAGCTCTAGAATGAAAGCTGGAACAGCACAAAAATTAGTGCTAAATATGATTTCTACTGCATCTATGATTCAGATGGGGAAAATTAAGGGAAACAAAATGGTCGATATGCAACTTAGTAATGTTAAGTTAGTAGATCGTGGAGTTCAAATGATTATGGCAGAATTAAATGTGGGCTATAAAGATGCCGAAATCCTACTAAAAGAACATAAAAGTGTTCGAAATGTATTAAGACATATAAATAATGGAAACGGAAAGAACTAA
- a CDS encoding SAM-dependent methyltransferase gives MKSSFGKLYLIPTTLGDNEPLEVLPISVKSIVENTKTFIVENEKTARRFIKRISPETVQSSLEMYHLNKFTESSDLPSFLEPCLNGVNVGLLSEAGCPSVADPGSDVVKIAHQQGIQVVPLVGPSSILLALMSSGMNGQGFTFNGYLPIDKSERKQELKRLERLSFDYNQSQIFIETPYRNNKMLEDICSALHKNTMVCVACDITLPTEFIRTKPASAWLKNTEDLHKRPSIFIIHKS, from the coding sequence ATGAAATCTTCTTTTGGAAAATTATACCTTATTCCAACCACTTTAGGCGATAACGAACCTTTAGAAGTGCTACCAATTTCGGTGAAATCTATTGTAGAAAACACAAAAACGTTTATTGTTGAAAATGAAAAAACAGCACGACGCTTTATTAAACGAATTTCTCCAGAAACGGTGCAGTCTAGTTTAGAGATGTATCATTTAAATAAATTCACAGAATCAAGCGATTTACCAAGCTTTCTAGAACCGTGTTTAAATGGTGTTAATGTAGGCTTACTCTCTGAAGCAGGTTGCCCAAGTGTAGCAGACCCTGGTTCTGATGTTGTAAAAATTGCACATCAGCAAGGCATTCAGGTCGTTCCATTAGTTGGCCCTTCTTCTATCCTACTCGCGCTTATGAGCTCTGGAATGAACGGACAAGGCTTTACTTTTAATGGATACTTACCAATAGATAAAAGCGAACGTAAGCAAGAACTTAAACGTTTAGAACGCTTGTCTTTTGATTATAACCAATCGCAAATTTTTATCGAAACGCCCTATAGAAACAATAAGATGCTTGAAGATATTTGTAGTGCTTTACATAAAAACACTATGGTATGTGTGGCGTGCGATATTACGTTACCCACAGAATTTATTAGAACCAAACCAGCTTCTGCATGGCTTAAAAACACTGAAGACCTCCATAAGAGGCCTTCAATATTTATTATTCATAAAAGTTAA
- a CDS encoding glyceraldehyde-3-phosphate dehydrogenase, translating to MSFNETYEKQLAFQADRRKATVKLIKIVSDLWYDKAIELVLFRNQLIDRNVSQILNLHEYAGEFVQKPISIFDSVEIAQAIRKLDLPPAKLDIGKLTYEFQIDDQKHGNATAFLIDKLKNAKKNGGIKPKDVILYGFGRIGRLVARELMTRTGAGNQLRLRAIVTRGTLDQTVLEKRASLLRNDSVHGEFSGTVVADAKNNALIINGTTVNIISANNPEDIDYTAYGINNALVIDNTGAFRDEEALHRHLQSKGVDKVLLTAPGKGIPNIVHGVNHLEYKPDTVNIFSAASCTTNAITPILKVIEDEFGVTHGHLETIHAYTNDQNLVDNYHSKYRRGRAAALNMVITETGAGKAVSKALPSLEGKLTSNAIRVPVPNGSLAILNLELGKETTVDQLNSAIKKAALNGPLVEQIKYELSDELVSSDIVGSSAPAIFDSKATIVGPNHKNAIIYIWYDNEYGYSHQVVRLAKYISKLRRFTYY from the coding sequence ATGAGTTTTAACGAAACATATGAAAAACAACTCGCTTTTCAAGCAGACAGAAGAAAAGCTACAGTAAAATTAATTAAAATAGTAAGCGATTTATGGTATGACAAAGCCATAGAATTGGTGCTCTTCAGAAATCAGTTAATAGACAGAAATGTAAGTCAGATTTTGAATTTACACGAGTATGCTGGAGAATTTGTTCAGAAACCCATTTCTATTTTCGATTCTGTCGAAATTGCACAAGCCATTAGGAAACTAGATTTACCTCCAGCAAAATTAGATATCGGGAAACTGACATACGAGTTTCAGATAGACGACCAAAAGCATGGTAATGCCACGGCGTTTTTAATCGACAAATTAAAAAACGCTAAGAAAAACGGAGGAATCAAACCTAAAGACGTCATTCTATATGGTTTTGGTAGAATAGGCCGATTGGTTGCTAGAGAACTAATGACCCGCACGGGAGCAGGAAATCAGCTTCGGTTAAGAGCTATAGTAACACGTGGCACATTAGACCAAACGGTTTTAGAAAAAAGAGCTTCACTATTAAGAAATGATTCTGTTCACGGTGAATTTTCAGGAACTGTAGTCGCCGATGCAAAAAACAATGCCCTAATTATAAACGGAACAACGGTTAATATTATATCTGCTAACAATCCAGAAGATATCGATTATACAGCATATGGCATCAATAATGCTTTAGTAATAGACAATACTGGAGCTTTTAGAGATGAAGAGGCATTGCATAGACATTTACAATCTAAAGGTGTAGATAAAGTATTATTAACTGCACCGGGTAAAGGTATCCCCAATATTGTGCATGGTGTAAATCATTTAGAATATAAACCAGATACAGTTAATATATTTTCGGCAGCATCTTGTACTACCAATGCCATAACACCTATTTTAAAAGTCATTGAAGATGAGTTTGGTGTAACACATGGTCATTTAGAAACTATTCATGCTTATACAAACGACCAGAATTTAGTCGATAATTATCATAGTAAATACCGTCGTGGTAGAGCAGCGGCATTAAACATGGTAATAACAGAAACCGGAGCAGGAAAAGCTGTATCTAAAGCGTTACCGAGTTTAGAAGGCAAGTTAACATCTAACGCCATTCGCGTACCCGTACCAAATGGTTCTTTAGCCATTTTAAATTTAGAACTTGGTAAAGAAACCACAGTAGACCAATTGAATTCTGCCATTAAAAAAGCAGCATTAAACGGACCACTAGTAGAACAAATTAAATACGAACTTAGCGACGAATTGGTTTCTAGCGATATTGTGGGAAGTTCTGCTCCTGCTATTTTCGACAGTAAAGCCACAATTGTAGGCCCGAATCATAAAAATGCAATTATATATATTTGGTACGATAACGAGTATGGTTATAGTCATCAAGTAGTTAGACTAGCAAAATACATCTCGAAACTGAGACGGTTTACATATTATTAA
- a CDS encoding GNAT family N-acetyltransferase, with protein MVTLKGEHIYLRALEPEDLEFIHHVENDESIWELSNTQTPYSKYLIKQYLDQAHLDIYEVKQLRLVISDYNDVVIGLIDVFDFDFRNRKAGIGILITDEAKRAKGYGREALSLLIKYCFNHLQLHQVYCNISEDNKASLKLFKNQGFENIGLKKDWNLVQGVYKNEFLFQLINS; from the coding sequence ATGGTAACCTTAAAAGGAGAACACATTTATTTACGTGCCTTAGAGCCTGAAGATTTAGAGTTTATTCATCATGTTGAAAACGACGAATCTATCTGGGAATTAAGTAACACACAAACCCCATATTCAAAATATTTAATTAAGCAGTATTTAGATCAAGCACATTTAGATATTTACGAAGTGAAACAACTACGATTAGTTATTTCAGATTATAACGACGTTGTAATCGGGTTAATAGATGTTTTCGATTTCGATTTTAGAAACCGTAAAGCGGGTATTGGTATTTTAATTACCGATGAAGCCAAGCGAGCTAAAGGGTATGGTCGAGAAGCCTTATCGCTTTTAATAAAGTACTGTTTTAATCACTTACAGTTACATCAAGTGTATTGTAATATTTCTGAAGACAATAAAGCAAGTCTTAAATTATTTAAAAATCAAGGTTTCGAAAATATCGGATTAAAAAAAGATTGGAACCTCGTTCAAGGCGTATATAAAAACGAATTCCTATTTCAATTAATAAATAGCTAA
- the trmD gene encoding tRNA (guanosine(37)-N1)-methyltransferase TrmD, with translation MRIDIITVLPELLKSPFEASILKRAIEADLVEVHFHNLRDYTTDNYKTIDDYQFGGGAGMVMLIEPIDKCITKLKSERQYDEVIYMTPDGETLKQGIANTLSLKENIIILCGHYKGVDQRVRDLFITKEISIGDYVLSGGELGAAVLCDAIIRLIPGVLGNETSALTDSFQDDLLAPPIYTRPREYKGLKVPEILFSGNFPKIEKWREDQAFERTKERRPDLLEE, from the coding sequence ATGCGCATAGATATCATAACTGTTTTACCAGAATTACTTAAAAGTCCGTTTGAGGCATCCATATTAAAACGTGCTATAGAGGCCGATTTGGTTGAAGTTCATTTTCATAATTTAAGAGATTACACGACTGATAATTATAAAACAATAGACGACTATCAGTTTGGTGGTGGCGCAGGTATGGTCATGCTTATAGAGCCTATAGATAAGTGCATCACGAAATTAAAATCTGAACGCCAATACGACGAAGTTATTTATATGACACCCGACGGTGAAACCTTAAAGCAAGGTATTGCCAATACGTTATCTTTAAAAGAGAATATTATTATTCTTTGCGGACATTATAAAGGTGTGGATCAACGCGTACGCGATTTATTTATCACTAAAGAAATTTCTATAGGCGATTATGTATTATCTGGAGGCGAATTAGGAGCCGCAGTATTATGTGATGCCATTATTCGATTAATTCCTGGTGTTTTAGGTAATGAAACCTCTGCCCTAACCGATTCTTTTCAAGATGATTTATTAGCTCCACCAATTTATACACGACCAAGAGAGTATAAAGGCTTAAAAGTTCCTGAAATACTATTTAGTGGTAATTTCCCGAAAATAGAGAAATGGCGTGAAGATCAAGCTTTTGAACGTACAAAAGAACGCAGACCAGACCTTTTAGAAGAGTAA
- the rplS gene encoding 50S ribosomal protein L19, translating to MESLIKFVQDEFVTKKEFPEFGAGDTITVYYEIREGEKVRTQFFRGVVIQKRGSGSSETFTIRKMSGTVGVERIFPVNMPALQKVEINKKGKVRRARIFYFRGLTGKKARIKELRRR from the coding sequence ATGGAATCTTTAATAAAATTTGTACAAGACGAATTTGTAACAAAAAAAGAGTTCCCTGAATTCGGAGCTGGAGACACAATTACAGTGTACTACGAAATTAGAGAAGGTGAAAAAGTACGTACTCAGTTTTTTAGAGGAGTAGTAATTCAAAAAAGAGGTTCAGGTAGTTCTGAAACATTTACAATCAGAAAAATGTCTGGAACTGTAGGTGTAGAACGTATCTTCCCTGTAAATATGCCAGCTTTACAAAAAGTTGAAATTAACAAAAAAGGTAAAGTGCGTAGAGCTCGTATCTTCTACTTTAGAGGTCTTACTGGTAAAAAAGCAAGAATTAAAGAATTACGAAGACGCTAA
- a CDS encoding trypsin-like peptidase domain-containing protein: MKKILTLIFVSALGGMLTLGAYKMYLEPKDALVITKTETSPSSFIPASNISNLNAIANAPDFTTAAENTVHSVVHVKNTSIVAGRMTYRDLFSGRSSARPQVGTGSGVIISPDGYIITNNHVINNSQELTVTLNDNREYDAKIIGSDDKTDIALLKIDVDEDLPYTTFGDSDQAKLGEWVLAVGNPFNLTSTVTAGIISAKSRDLTGESNQSFIQTDAAVNPGNSGGALVNTNGDLIGINTAISSQTGSYIGYSFAVPSNIARKVVEDIMEYGNVQNGILGVVGGALNNTFAERLNINETEGFYVDDVEEGSGAQVAGIQKGDIIKKIDHVKITKFADLRGHLNTKRPDDVVQITILRDGDLEEIPVTLIKNQTFTMPLVGVVKNTDKKDLKQFNLDNGVKIIRLNNEYAQYWKQNGIMEGTIITAIDAQKVNSIDDVQNILKAKSPNEPLQIEMINSRGEKERYNFR; encoded by the coding sequence ATGAAAAAAATACTAACCTTAATTTTCGTTTCTGCTTTAGGAGGTATGCTAACTCTTGGAGCATATAAGATGTATTTAGAGCCAAAGGATGCTTTAGTTATAACAAAAACAGAAACTAGCCCATCTAGTTTTATACCAGCTTCTAATATTTCAAATTTAAATGCGATTGCCAATGCTCCCGATTTTACTACGGCAGCCGAAAACACAGTACATAGCGTGGTTCACGTTAAAAACACATCTATTGTTGCGGGACGAATGACTTATAGAGACTTATTCTCTGGAAGAAGTTCTGCAAGACCACAAGTAGGTACAGGGTCTGGTGTAATTATTTCTCCAGACGGTTATATCATTACAAATAATCACGTAATCAATAACTCTCAAGAACTTACAGTTACTTTAAATGATAACAGAGAGTATGATGCTAAAATTATTGGTAGCGATGATAAAACAGATATTGCTTTATTAAAGATTGACGTAGACGAAGATTTACCGTACACTACTTTTGGAGATAGCGATCAAGCAAAACTTGGTGAATGGGTACTTGCTGTTGGAAACCCTTTTAATTTAACTTCTACCGTTACTGCCGGAATTATAAGTGCAAAATCAAGAGATTTAACAGGAGAAAGCAATCAATCTTTTATTCAAACAGATGCGGCAGTAAACCCTGGGAATTCAGGAGGAGCTTTAGTTAACACTAATGGAGATTTAATTGGTATAAATACAGCGATATCATCTCAAACAGGCTCTTACATCGGATATTCTTTTGCTGTACCTAGTAACATAGCTAGAAAAGTAGTCGAAGATATTATGGAGTACGGAAACGTACAAAACGGAATATTAGGTGTTGTTGGCGGTGCCTTAAATAATACGTTTGCCGAACGATTAAATATTAATGAAACCGAAGGTTTTTATGTAGATGATGTTGAAGAAGGTTCCGGAGCACAAGTTGCAGGAATCCAAAAAGGTGATATCATTAAAAAGATAGACCACGTAAAAATTACAAAGTTTGCAGATTTAAGAGGACATTTAAATACTAAACGTCCAGACGATGTGGTACAGATTACCATTTTAAGAGATGGCGACTTAGAAGAAATTCCTGTAACACTTATAAAAAATCAGACATTTACTATGCCTTTAGTTGGTGTGGTTAAAAACACAGATAAAAAAGATTTAAAACAATTCAATTTAGATAATGGAGTTAAAATTATAAGATTGAATAACGAATATGCTCAATACTGGAAACAAAATGGCATTATGGAAGGCACAATAATCACAGCTATAGATGCTCAAAAAGTAAATAGTATAGATGATGTCCAAAATATATTAAAAGCAAAATCGCCTAATGAGCCTTTACAAATTGAAATGATTAATTCTAGAGGTGAAAAAGAACGTTATAATTTCAGATAA
- the mltG gene encoding endolytic transglycosylase MltG, translated as MYIKKILVAIALIGLVVAAFFANYVYSAMFKPNTAFNNETAYVYIPTRASYQDVREQLKPLLKDIETFDALAERKQYTTHIKGGKFSITKGMNNNDIINSIRINSLPVQVAFNNQETIEKLAGRVATQIEADSLSLVVAFQDTLFLKENGFTKATRLGMYIPNSYEFFWNTSGEEFRNRMLTEYKRFWTDLRLQKAEAINLSPSEVITLASIVHEESKAADEQPRIAGVYLNRLKVGMPLQADPTLKFAAYQLPEYQGTVIKRVLNKHKTIDSPYNTYMYRGLPPGLIAMPDLTAIKAVLNAEQHDYYYFAADAERIGYHRFAKNLSQHNANARAYQNYLNRQGITK; from the coding sequence ATGTATATTAAAAAAATTCTTGTAGCCATCGCGCTTATCGGCCTAGTTGTGGCTGCTTTTTTTGCAAACTATGTGTATTCTGCCATGTTTAAGCCTAATACAGCTTTTAATAATGAAACGGCATATGTTTATATTCCAACACGCGCATCGTATCAAGATGTGCGAGAACAATTAAAACCGCTTTTAAAGGATATTGAAACCTTTGATGCTTTGGCAGAACGTAAACAATACACTACTCATATAAAAGGGGGGAAGTTTAGTATTACCAAAGGCATGAATAATAATGATATTATAAATTCTATACGTATTAATAGTCTTCCTGTTCAGGTGGCATTTAATAATCAAGAAACTATTGAAAAATTAGCAGGACGAGTGGCGACACAAATTGAAGCCGATAGTTTATCTCTTGTTGTTGCTTTTCAAGACACTTTGTTTTTAAAAGAAAACGGGTTTACTAAAGCCACACGATTAGGGATGTATATACCGAATAGCTACGAGTTTTTCTGGAATACATCGGGAGAAGAGTTTAGAAACCGCATGCTTACGGAATATAAGCGATTTTGGACTGACTTAAGGTTACAAAAAGCGGAAGCTATTAATTTGTCACCTAGTGAAGTGATTACTTTAGCTTCTATTGTACATGAAGAATCTAAAGCTGCCGACGAGCAACCTAGAATTGCAGGTGTATATTTAAACCGATTAAAAGTTGGTATGCCATTACAAGCCGATCCTACCTTAAAATTTGCAGCCTACCAATTGCCAGAATATCAAGGCACCGTTATAAAACGCGTTTTAAATAAGCATAAAACCATAGACTCGCCATATAATACTTATATGTATAGAGGGTTACCTCCAGGGTTAATAGCTATGCCAGATCTTACAGCTATTAAAGCCGTTTTAAATGCAGAACAGCACGATTATTATTATTTTGCTGCAGATGCAGAACGTATAGGTTACCATCGATTTGCTAAAAATTTAAGTCAGCATAATGCCAATGCTAGAGCTTACCAAAACTACCTCAATCGTCAAGGAATTACTAAGTAA
- the dapF gene encoding diaminopimelate epimerase, with protein sequence MTHTFYKYQGTGNDFVMIDNRQNTFDKGDTALINRLCDRRFGIGADGLILLENHPDVDFRMVYYNADGNESTMCGNGGRCLSQFAKDLNVIDTKASFEAIDGMHHVVFEDDLVQLQMQDVPTVEKHESYVFLNTGSPHHVQFEDNIDTFDIKTLGRTIRNGAPYYNEGTNVNFVKKISANEFEVRTYERGVEDETLSCGTGVTAVAIAMNYLGETADNTVHLKVQGGQLKVTFTKSEAGYTDVWLIGPAKQVFKGEIEW encoded by the coding sequence ATGACACACACATTTTATAAATATCAAGGAACAGGGAATGATTTTGTGATGATAGATAATCGTCAGAATACATTCGATAAAGGAGATACAGCACTTATTAATCGTTTATGTGATAGACGTTTTGGTATTGGTGCAGACGGTTTAATATTATTAGAGAATCATCCAGATGTTGATTTTAGAATGGTGTATTATAATGCCGACGGAAATGAAAGTACCATGTGCGGAAATGGTGGACGTTGCTTGTCTCAATTTGCTAAAGATTTAAATGTAATTGATACAAAAGCATCTTTTGAAGCTATTGATGGCATGCATCATGTGGTGTTCGAAGACGATTTAGTGCAATTGCAAATGCAAGATGTACCAACTGTAGAAAAGCATGAATCATATGTGTTTTTAAATACAGGTTCTCCGCATCATGTACAATTTGAAGATAATATTGACACCTTCGATATAAAAACGCTAGGACGTACAATACGTAATGGTGCTCCTTATTATAATGAAGGAACAAACGTGAATTTTGTTAAGAAAATTTCTGCTAATGAATTTGAAGTTAGAACTTACGAAAGAGGCGTGGAAGATGAAACGCTATCTTGTGGAACAGGAGTAACAGCTGTTGCCATTGCTATGAATTATTTAGGAGAAACTGCAGATAATACAGTGCATTTAAAAGTGCAAGGTGGACAATTAAAAGTAACTTTTACCAAATCTGAAGCTGGTTATACAGATGTTTGGTTAATTGGACCAGCAAAGCAAGTCTTTAAAGGGGAGATTGAATGGTAA
- a CDS encoding DUF6095 family protein — protein sequence METERTNKTLLVSGLKKMGISLALMFLGPTLIHIAFTNTEKPLYIPILIVGILICGLAIFFAFKGLMTIMDSMFKKN from the coding sequence ATGGAAACGGAAAGAACTAATAAAACACTATTGGTTAGTGGGTTAAAAAAAATGGGGATTTCTTTAGCCTTAATGTTTTTAGGACCAACGTTAATCCATATTGCTTTTACTAATACAGAGAAACCGCTTTATATCCCCATTTTGATTGTGGGAATACTTATTTGTGGTCTTGCTATATTCTTCGCTTTTAAAGGTCTTATGACCATTATGGATAGTATGTTTAAGAAAAATTAA
- a CDS encoding outer membrane beta-barrel protein, producing MKTKITLTLIALFVFSFAQAQQEELAKKELRSAKGVTFEKGDMFVEGGISITTDGDNTTYGINPKFGYFLSDKIAVGGDLDFGGSDTDGGSESDFFGIGAFARLYFLELDSKRFKAYGDVGLGYGHSRVKTSVSDNTSNDIKANITLGLNYFFTKNFAATFVLADILTYNNASPEDGDSSNSFALNINLFNNIFAQPQFGLLYKFN from the coding sequence ATGAAAACAAAAATTACTTTAACATTAATCGCATTATTTGTATTTAGTTTCGCACAGGCGCAACAAGAAGAACTTGCTAAAAAAGAATTAAGATCTGCAAAAGGTGTTACTTTCGAAAAAGGTGATATGTTCGTTGAAGGTGGTATTTCAATCACAACAGACGGAGATAATACAACTTACGGAATCAACCCAAAATTCGGTTATTTCTTATCTGATAAAATTGCAGTTGGAGGTGATTTAGATTTTGGAGGTAGTGATACTGATGGTGGAAGTGAATCTGATTTTTTCGGAATTGGAGCTTTTGCTAGATTATATTTCTTAGAATTAGATTCTAAGCGTTTCAAAGCTTATGGAGATGTAGGTTTAGGATACGGTCATTCTCGTGTAAAAACTAGTGTAAGTGATAATACTAGTAATGACATTAAAGCAAACATTACATTAGGATTAAACTATTTCTTTACAAAAAACTTTGCTGCAACTTTTGTATTAGCTGATATTTTAACTTATAACAATGCAAGTCCAGAAGACGGAGATTCTTCTAACAGTTTTGCATTAAACATCAACTTATTCAACAACATTTTTGCTCAACCTCAATTTGGTTTATTATATAAATTCAACTAA